A genome region from Mugil cephalus isolate CIBA_MC_2020 chromosome 13, CIBA_Mcephalus_1.1, whole genome shotgun sequence includes the following:
- the pde10a gene encoding cAMP and cAMP-inhibited cGMP 3',5'-cyclic phosphodiesterase 10A isoform X2 encodes MSKKRKSPDDQDFEESPSAGSSDQGLTDEKVKAYLSLHPQMLDDFVLESVSAETLDRWLKRKTSSRPADDTSAKEVSRQYQDTNMQGVVYELNSYMEQRLDTGGDNKLLLYELCNIIKTATKADGFALYFLGECNNSLCLFTPTGAKDGPPSLIPSGPIAFGTTIAAHVAKTRKTLLVEDIMGDERFPNGTGQDSGIHVHSVLCLPILTAVGDLIAILELHRHWGKEPFNLSHQEVATANLAWASVAIHQVQVCRGLAKQTELNDFLLDVSKTYFDNIVAIDSLLEHIMIYAKNLVNADRCALFQVDHNNKELYSDLFDIGEEKEGKPVFRKTKEIRFSIDKGIAGQVARTGEVLNIPDAYADPRFNREVDLKTGYTTRNILCMPIVSRGSVIGVVQMVNKLSGSAFTKTDENNFKMFAVFCALALHCANMYHRIRHSECIYRVTMEKLSYHSICTSEEWKTLTQLNLPAPIYKEIETFHFDINPFEEIWPAVFIYMVHNSCGKTSFELEKLCRFTMSVRKNYRRVPYHNWKHAVTVAHCMYAILQKTSGIFTELEKKGLLIACLCHDLDHRGYSNTYLQKFDHPLAALYSTSTMEQHHFSQTVSILQEGHNIFSNLNSSEYEQVLEIIRKAIIATDLALYFNNHQQLSELLTLGALDLNNHSHRSGRDSHWDRVIGLMMTACDLCSVTKQWQITRLTANDIYAEFWAEGDEMKKIGLQPIPMMDRDKKDEVPQGQVGFYNAVAVPCYTTLAKLFPPSSPLLKACKENLGQWEKIARGEVEDVVPRRPCDPGPVKVDN; translated from the exons GCTTGACAGATGAGAAAGTGAAGGCCTACCTCTCGCTGCACCCGCAGATGCTGGACGACTTCGTGTTGGAAAGTGTGAGTGCAGAGACGTTGGACAGATGGCTGAAGAGGAAGACCAGCAGCAGGCCTGCAG ATGACACATCAGCTAAAGAAGTCAGCAGG CAGTACCAGGACACAAATATGCAGGGTGTGGTGTACGAACTCAACAGCTACATGGAGCAGCGCTTGGACACTGGAGGAGACAACAAACTCCTGCTCTATGAGTTGTGCAACATCATCAAAACAG CAACAAAAGCTGATGGATTTGCACTTTACTTCTTGGGAGAATGCAACAAT AGTTTATGTTTATTCACTCCAACGGGCGCCAAGGATGGTCCTCCAAGCCTCATCCCCTCTGGCCCCATCGCATTTGGGACAACCATTGCCGCTCATGTTGCCAAGACTCGCAAAACACTGCTAGTAGAGGACATCATGGGG GACGAGCGATTCCCCAACGGCACAGGGCAGGACTCAGGGATCCATGTTCACTCTGTCCTGTGCCTCCCCATCCTCACTGCCGTCGGGGACCTCATTGCCATCCTGGAGCTTCATCGGCACTGGGGCAAGGAGCCCTTCAACCTCAGCCACCAGGAG GTTGCGACAGCTAATTTAGCGTGGGCATCAGTTGCCATTCATCAAGTACAG GTGTGCAGAGGCCTCGCCAAACAGACTGAACTCAATGACTTCCTTCTAGATGTGTCAAA AACATACTTTGATAACATTGTGGCAATAGATTCTCTACTTGAACATATTATG ATATATGCAAAAAACCTGGTGAATGCAGACAGGTGCGCACTCTTCCAGGTAgatcacaacaacaaagaacTGTACTCTGACCTGTTTGACATtggggaggagaaggaaggcaAACCTGTCTTTAGGAAAACCAAAGAAATTAG GTTTTCGATAGACAAGGGAATAGCCGGCCAAGTGGCTCGGACAGGGGAAGTCTTAAATATCCCAGATGCCTATGCAGACCCACGGTTCAACCG AGAGGTGGACCTCAAAACTGGCTACACCACACGGAACATCCTGTGCATGCCCATCGTGAGCAGGGGGTCCGTCATAGGTGTGGTGCAGATGGTTAACAAGCTAAGCGGAAGTGCCTTCACTAAAACAGATGAGAACAACTTTAAGATGTTTGCTGTCTTTTGTGCTCTGGCCTTACACTGTGCAAAT ATGTACCACAGGATCCGGCACTCTGAATGCATTTACAGGGTGACCATGGAAAAACTGTCTTATCACAGCATCTGCACGTCTGAAGAATGGAAGACCCTTACCCAGCTCAACCTCCCTGCACCCATTTATAAAGAAATCGAAAC GTTCCACTTTGACATTAATCCCTTTGAGGAGATCTGGCCTGCTGTCTTTATCTACATGGTTCATAACTCCTGTGGAAAGACCAG CTTTGAGCTGGAGAAGCTTTGCAGGTTCACCATGTCCGTACGGAAGAACTACCGCCGTGTGCCATACCACAACTGGAAGCACGCTGTGACCGTGGCGCACTGTATGTACGCTATCCTCCAGAAAACCTCTGGGATCTTCACAGAGCTAGAG AAGAAGGGTTTGTTGATAGCGTGTCTGTGCCATGATCTGGACCATCGGGGCTACAGCAATACATACCTGCAGAAGTTTGATCATCCACTGGCTGCTCTgtactccacctccaccatggAGCAGCACCACTTCTCTCAGACCGTCTCCATCCTGCAG GAAGGGCACAATATTTTCTCCAACCTGAATTCCAGCGAGTACGAGCAGGTGCTTGAGATCATCCGGAAGGCAATCATAGCCACGGACCTCGCCCTGTACTTCAACAACCACCAGCAGCTGTCGGAGCTGCTGACCTTGGGTGCACTGGACTTAAACAACCACTCGCACAGGTCAGGACGCGATTCACACTG GGACCGTGTGATTGGTCTGATGATGACAGCATGTGACCTGTGTTCTGTTACCAAGCAATGGCAAATCACACGACTCACAGCCAACGACATTTATGCTGAGTTCTGGGCTGAG ggagatgagatgaagaagaTCGGGTTGCAGCCGATCCCAATGATGGACAGAGACAAGAAGGACGAGGTTCCCCAAGGCCAA GTGGGATTCTACAATGCTGTTGCAGTTCCGTGTTACACCACACTAGCGAAGCTTTTCCCTCCGTCAAGTCCTCTTTTAAAAGCCTGCAA GGAGAACCTGGGCCAGTGGGAGAAGATAGCACGGGGAGAGGTGGAGGACGTCGTTCCCCGTCGGCCTTGTGATCCGGGCCCCGTCAAGGTGGACAACTGA